The segment ATTACCCAATTTAATGTTCTTTAGGTGTTTCTCCAAGGCCACTGGGGTCATTCTCAGTTAAATACATGAGTTGTAAAATGTAGCAGATAATTTTACATAAAAGCAGTCATGATAATAAGAATTGGTTTTCAGTTGTTTGTATAGTAGTTAACTATTCTCACATGATTTGCTGTTTGAACTATACAAATGCTCAAAGTCCAGCAACACCCTACTGCCAAACTCTGACCTCAGGAAAGTATGACAGTTGAATGGAGTGATACTGGCATGAGGCCAGTTAGGGTGTGTGTATACCTAGCATACTTGGCCTGAGTTTAGATTGTTCCTCCTACGAGTGCTACTGTTCCTTGAAGGCAACAAAACTGATTATTCCACTCAATAACAGCTTTTTGTTTACAGAGCACTTACATATGCATTCTATTTTTAAGCATAaaattttggctttttaaatttgaaCTTACAGATCAAGAAATTTTTTAAGTGACACAACAGGGACTTTGCGAATCCTTAAATCCActcctcaaaataaaaataaaattctaaaggtTAACAGTGGCTGTTAACCAACAATTACTTCACTAAACACAAAATGAGCTGTGGCATAAATTACCTATGAAGCTGGTAGATGCAAAACATGACAGTCCAGCAGGATATGATACAGATGAGCGATGGGTTTTAAATTAATCTGATTCCAAAGCCTCTGTCTACAGTATTTTAACTAAGGAATTTTACAACAGGCATAAAGCTACATCTTAATGCTGAATAAACAAGTGCTCAATTACCCCCACCAGTTTTGTCAGGCAAATATTAACCAAACTTGAATCGTTATAAgacaaaaatttaatgaaaattggTAAGTAATAATCCAAGGGGCTAAATAGTTACATGGGACTGTATTAGAAATTTAATATACAAGTAAATGTTACATGTTATCATCATCTGATTCATCTTCTTCCTTCAAAGATTCCTGGTAAGAGAAAAACAgtgtttaaaatcaatttttagcACTGCTATAACAACCTGAATCTAAGTGCCTGTCATTCAAAATTCTTATAAGTAAACTGGAACACTGGTTTAGAATGTTACATTTTACTTGAATGTCTTAAGTACATCCTGCTCTATCCATGACAATATTCTTGATAGGATACACACAGTATGAAAGCATTAAATGTTCTCAAAAAACCTTGCCATTTTCACATGcacaaaaaagtttttttggaaCCAGGGCAACTTTATCCCCATTGAGGATAACCTAGAAAGTTGCTTTTAGTTCAGCTCAATTCAGAAGTGTTATTTAATAGAATTCAACATATTTCCATGATGCTTTTACCCTGAGCTGTTTTCATGCTATGGCTTACCTTGgcatatttctctgcctcttcccttATATCTTTAGGAACTATTTCATGTCTTCCATTAGTTACTGTAAATTAAgccatatatataaatgaattaaaaatgagaatcACTGTGATTTGAAAAGACTAAACAGTCTAGCCAATCCATAGGTAATACCAGGTTCTTTGACTTCATCTTTTTGCTTCCCCTACATAAGCACTTACAATAAAGAAAttatgctatggtttttccagtagtagtgCCGATGTTacaggtggaccataaagaaggctgaatgccaaagaactgatgatgcttttgaattgtgctggagaagactcttgagagtcctttggactgcaaagaaatcaaaccattcaatcctaaaggaaatcaaccctgaatattcattggaaggactgatgctaaagccaaagctccaatactctggccatctgatgtgaagagccaacgaCATGGAAAAGAcctaatgctaggaaaggttgaaagcaaacagaaaagagggcagcagaggatgaaatggttacacagcatcactaactcaatggacacgaatttgagcaaattctaggagatagtggagaacagacaAGCCtagtatactgcagtccatggggttgcaaagattcatgagttagcgactgaacaatttaTTCACAGCACgattagattttaaaatctgtCCCTGAAGCCCTATGGTTGCCTTAATAGAAAAAGGTTACTTCCCAATAATTCTGTATGCAATGGATGTTTCAAAGTAAACTACTCACAACTTTATATAGTCTCTTATTAAGCAGAATTTTTCCATCAGTACCTCCTAAATTTattctagctttgtttgtattagAAAAGCAGAACACATTGCAGCCAATACTGCAATTGAATGAATGCTTATTtcataatccagcaattccactcttaacatatatttctaaaatgataCTACATATGCATGCCACAGTAGATGTAAAGGACATCCACAGCTGCATTATTCCTTTCCGTAAACACTGGAAAGGGCCCAGTTGTCTACTGAAATTCAAGACAGTGCTTACCTTTGTGGAGAAGGTAAGGGTTGTTGACTTAATAGAGGCCTAAGGGTTGAgctatttaaattctaaaatacgatgctgtgaaagtgctgcagtcaatatgtcagcaaatttggaaaactcagcagtggccacaggactggaaaaggttagttttcattccaatcccaaagaaaggcaatgctttGGGATTtgaacaaagaatgttcaaactaccacacaattgcactcatttcacatgctagtaaaactaatgctcaaaattctccaagccaggcttcagcaatacgtgaactgtgaacttccagatagctggttttagaaaaggcagaggaaccagaaatcaaatggccaacatccgctggatcatcaaaaaagcaagacagttccagaaaaacatctatttctgttttattgacgatgccaaagcctctgactgtgtggatcacaagaaacggcagaaaattctgaaaagagatgggaatacctgaccacctgacctgcctcttgagaaacctgtatgcaggtaaggaaggaacagtcagaactggacatggaacaatagactggttccaaattgggaaaagagtatgtcaaggctgtatattgtcaccctgcttatttaacttatatgcagagtacatcatgagaaatgctaggctggaaaaagcacaagctggaatcaagattgcctggagaaatatcaataacctcagatatgcagatgacagcacccttatggcaaaaaggtaagaataactaaagagcctcttgatgaaagtgaaaagaggagagtgaaaaagttggcttaaagctcaacattcagaaaacgaacatcatggcatctggttccatcacttcatggcaaaagatggggaaacagtggctgacttttattttttggggctccaaaatcactgcagatggtgactgcagccgtgaaattaaaagatgcttactccttggaaggaaagttatgaccaacctagacagcatattaaaaagcagagacattactttgccaacaaaggtccatctagtcaaggctatggtttttccagtagtcatgtatggatgtgagagtggactataaagaaagctgagcgcagaagaattgatgcttttgaactagggtgttggacaagactcttgagagtccctgatccaaccagtccaccctaaaggagatcagtcctggatgttcgttagaagaactgatgttgcggctgaaactccagtactttggccacctgatgcgaagggctgactctttgaaaagaccctgatgctgggaaagattgaaggcaggaggagaaggggatgacagaggatgagatggttagatggcatcgccaactcaatggacatgagtttgggtaaactccaggagttggtgatggacagggaggcctgatgtgctgcggttcatggggtcgcaaagagtcagacacgactgaagttactgaactgaaaactgaaggGTAATTTGGCAGGCTGGTCTACTTGTTGACCAAATTAGCATTTACACTAATGTATCCATGCTGTTTGTTATTTGTGTACTTTTCTATGGGTACAGGCCattactaatatttttttaagattgaaaaaaaaatggcaccTATAGTAAATTAGGCTTGGTACACATGACTCTTGAGAGCAAATAAGTACAGAGTAATCACTTACTTTCACCAACCCAGCTGAGCTCTAGTTCAAAAGCTTTATCCTTAACTTCATCGTGTACTATGTAAATTctagaacagaaagaagaaattaacatttggCCGTCTACAAACATAGTTCATGCACCCACTCAGCAAATCAACACCCCTTCCTAATATAAggatttataaaattatacacacaGTATAGTCTATATTATGAAAATTAACTAGGActgataaaaaattaaacactacAAAGGATTCACTATACCTTCCACCTTTATACAACCCAAGCTGTTTACTTTGATACATTCTTTCAGAGACAGAACTAAGATGTCTCATAAGGAAGATTCAAATGGGAGAAAGGTATTATCTGTGCCTTTCCAGGATATTCAGTATTTTCCATtcattaactgatttttaaacaaaaaccaaTTTATTAGTTTACAATTAGTCTTCATTCTGCACTTTCTTGGCAGGAATATTTTTAAACCCCTTTACTATTCTGGATGTCCCTAAACCTGGCCTTTAAACAGTACAAGACAAACTGCAGCAAACAAGGAAGCAGTGTCACACAATATTAAAAGTAGAAGTACAAACAAGGCTTCCCtcgtgactcagtggtaaagaatctgcctgccaatgcagcagatgggtttgatccctgatcccagaagatcccacttgctgcagagcaactatACTATGGgccccaactactgaacctgtgctcttaaGAGCCTGGGAGTTGCAACTGCTGAAGCTACCAGGCCACAATGAGGAGCCTGTGCACAacaagagaaaagcctgagcagcagcaaagacccagcacagccaaaaataaaattatttttaaaaagtaaaagtaaaaacaagtatcagcaaagctttttttttattttatagtttaccACCTCCCACAACAAAGTAGCAAAAGTAATTTGGAGGATATTCCTAAAGCCTTGCTGTAACAACTGTAACATAAGAAAGTATCTTAAACTTTCCAGAACTAAAAGATGCATAGTGCTTCATTTTATTAAAGGATGAAAGGATGGCTTTCCTACacagaacaatataaaaataaaagctgttgTAACAACTGATACCCAGACGAGTTCTTGATGAAGGAAGAAAACTGTTGCACAATTCAatgattatttactttttattagtTCTATTATATGTTAGTTGCCAGTGTCCTCTAGATTGTCATTATTAATAAATGACAATCACAGAATGGAATGGATTCCCCTTCACAAGAAAGGGCAAGGGTCTTATGGTAAaaaggcagagagggaggagggtgtcAGTAGCAGGAGTGGTAGATtggtataaaattataaaacacttgtgattttaatattttgttgtaaCTATCAGTACAGAGATTAAGAGTATCATTCAAATAATAGGTTTATCATCAGATGATAGACCCTCctggactttttttccccttgcatgTATTATTAGATGTAAAACCTGCTGACTCGACCATGACGACATAGTTCTAATGTGGAACAGAGGTGTTATGAATTCTCTGGAATATTACGTTTATTACTCTTTAACTCTGAAAAGCTGACTATAAAACCAGCATTTTATTAGATGTTTTGAAATACTAAATGCCTGCATTCTTTgatctaaaaaaataatgtattttgaagCATGGTCACTGAGATTTTACTGGCACTGTTGTTGCTTACTACTGTTACACAGCTTTCTACCCTAGGTATCTGTAACATAAACTACTTCAGGCTTTCTTAAGCTATTTCTAGATGTTCTGAAATACTTCTCTATTCATCTTGTTTTAAGAACTTCAGCTGTAGACCTTAAAGTTGTAAGCTAAGGTTAATATTATTGGGACTTGTGAGATTTAAGTTGGGAGCTAGCAAATGAAGTCTCTAGAGGTTCACCATATCCTCCAAATCTTGAATTCTGTCAATGGAACAGAAGTGTATTTTATCAAAAGCTATTTTTTCCCATCCTATTCACTGTCACTTAAAATGAAGCCTCTCAGAATGTTGGATTCACCTTCTTAAAATTAATGCAATAACTAATTTCCAAACAAAACAGCCTCTTAGGATTAATGTATAAGGTAAGGTCAAGTGAAATATTTGTCAATACTAATGAAAATTTCAACTTACATTTTTGCAACTTCTTTAACAACATCACGACAAGTCATTTCTTTcatctacagaaaataaaatatatattcattatgtTATGAGTCAAAGGAAGAACACTTTCCACTTGTGtaacttttcagattctttttgcaACTTTTATCAGTTTGCTCTTGAAATAAGattcttaaatataaaaccaaGGAAAATAACCTGAAATTCAAAAAGACCAGAACTCaagttttttattgtttaatgttttttaatgatTATGCAAAAAAAGCCTTGGGCACCAATAATTTTGTGAAATAtattaaagttaataaaaatctAGACTCCTTTATGAATTTATTCACAGGCAGACCCTGACACTTAAAAAGAGTaccaagaaatgttttttttctttatagtgaATTCAggataataaaaagcaaacaaaccacaaatactctgctgttgctgctaagtcacttcagtcgtgtccgactctgtgtgaccccatagatggcagaccaccaggttcggctgaccctgggattctccaggcaagaacactggagtgggtagccatttccttctccaatgcaggaaagtgaaaagtgaaagtgaagttgctcagtcgtgccagaccctcagcgaccccatggattgcagccttccaagctcctccatccatgggattttccaggcaagagtactacagtggggtgccattgccttctcccaaatacTTCTATATGCTAGATAAACAGGGATAAATTATTCCTCATGAAACTGTTCAGGACAAAACTGCAAAATGTCAGGGAAAGCTCTGAAGAACCAAGATCTGAGTGGAGTCTTAGAACACAGATTTATCTGATTTGATTATAAGGAAGATAAATGAACTGCAAAAGTGAACATATGGAAATCAAGGCAGAAAAATAGCCTTTAGATGCCCGGCAGAAAAGTCTGTTATACTAAAGGTACTGCAAGTAACCAGTacagaaattgttttaaatatatgtgtttctgaacacatttgacaaaattttttttaagtgtgcaaACCTGGTGTTCATATTCTGAATATGTGGAGGatgaaaaatagtgaaaaaataatgaacagtTATACAGCAATCCAAACTTGAGGTAGTTTAACTACTGCATATCTAAATTGggcttattaatattttattttttgtatttttttaatatttacaaatcTTGCTGCCCCAGCTgatagaaataggaaaaatattggAAAGCAACAACTGTTCAATCTAGACAGAGATGTttattttatggtattttttctttttttttttaattttattttatttttaaactttacataattgtattagttttgccaaatatcaaaatgaatccgccacaggtatacatgtgttccccatcctgaaccctcctccctcctccctccccattatgGTATTTTTTCTGATTGAATTTGATTAAATTTTTTCATGGCAAATTGGgggtgaagaaaaggaaaatactgaTATTCATATTTTTGCCCTTACAAGTTAAGTTCTATATTTAGTAGATTAATTGTAACATACAAAGGTAAACTTAAACTTGAAGCGATACATCTTAAATgtcaaatacatttttacatatgttggtaaaatttactttataaaattatattcttggTAAACAGAACACAAGTAGAAAAGCAGACCAGAGTAATGATTGAGAGCAGGGGCTGGCAAACTCTGTTAAAGGGccaagtagtaaatattttagactttcatCATAGGGATAAGGTTTTCAGTCTCCATTCCAACTACTAAACTCCACTGTTATACTAGAGCAAAAGCAGCCAGCAACTGAAtatggctatgttccaataaaactttaaaaagcatcGCAACTAGGGATTATCATACAAagtcaagtcagaaagagaaaaacaagtatgtggaatctaatatatgacacaaatgaacttaattatgAAACAAAACCAGACTCTCGGACAACAGAGTTGTAGTTgcaaaggagaagggagaagggggcTAGTGGAGGGATGGAGCAGGacgttggggttagcagatgtaagctattaaatatatagaatggataaacaacaaggtcctactgtatagcacaatgaACTACACTCAATATCCTATAAGCCCTAGTAGAAAGAATATATGACAGAAAAGACCACTGGTCTAAGAGTTAAAAGGTCTTGGATTGTTTGTAAGCAATAGTCTGACTCTAGCCAGTGTGTTTTAACCGAGGGTTGGACTTGGGCTAAGTGATCTCTAAGGTCCTTTTGTCAATTTTATCAATCCTAAAATACCAAACATAAATTAGGCTTTTACAGGTCTTGGTGTTAAATTCCAAGCACTAAAAGCCTAGCATTAAAAAAGCTGAATAAGTGAATTAGTTGAGCAAGGTTCCAGTATAGCATTAACATTAAATGTACAAGAAATTTTTGTCACTGTAATTTACCAAAATACTGCTAAATCATATGCCTGTCTTTTAAGGAAGTTTCTGATAAGCAGTGAAGAGTTGGTGGGTACTATTTCAATGTCAAGTTGATCAATTTATAGGTAAAAGGAAAGCCAGCAAATTTTTAAGGAACTTTTTCCACACTAATAGATGTTGGGaacaaaggaaagagaagcaaaggagcGCAGACTTTAATGTGTAAGACTTCAGACAAAAGCTGTTTCCTAGTTGAAAGAAATAATACAGTAAAAGACCAAAGTTCTCAACCTAAGGGGCACAGGGTTCGGTGAATGGGTCTCAAGGATTTtgtgaaattatatgaaattgttttttttaagattagacagccataaaaatcataaaaggaCCCATGACACAACTCTAAAGATAATATGCTGCCAGCTTTCCTGCTCAACTAATCTAGCAGCTTCAGAAAGCTTGACTCAAAATGGCAGACCACACTTGGACTAAAAGCTTTAGTCTGTGGTGATGAAACTTAACCACATGAGAATAATGGTATAGCAGAATCACATGAGAATAATGGTATAGCagaattttaaacaataaaaattattaccTGAAGCTTTTCAATTTCTGTCTTTGCAGCCTGCCTGGCTTTGCCAATGGCACAGCCCCAATAACCCTATTTAAAAAGAACAcacgacaacaacaaaaagtattaTTAAATATACTATCATAAGTTATTAATGACTACTGTTTCtatttaaagattaataaaaggATGCTAAATGACATTCAAAAGCACATATGGAGAAATACAGTAAAAAGACATTTACTAAAATGAATAATAACAAGGGactcaaaaagtttaaaatatcaaaCTTAAGTATAGAATAACCTGgattattttcaagaaatatccaaaggaaaacaaattctatcattttacacacacacacagagaccgtGAGCTAGAGGTATATCTGAGgctagaaatagaaaagaaattagcTTTATGAACTGAAATGActttggagagagagaaagaatcccTACGAGTTAAACTCTCTAAGCCTtctgaatgtatatatacacagtttttctgaatgtatatatacacagtttttctgaatgtatatatacacagtttttctgaatgtgtatatacacagtTTTTCTGAATGTATATACACAGTTTTTGGCAGCACCAGTGCAGCTTGGGGAATTTTCAGTTTCCCAACCAGCAGGCAGTGagaacatggagtcctaacccatggaccaccagggaattctctaatTTATATTGTAaaggtttttctttaaattaagtaTGCCCATTAATACTTGTATAACTATACTTGTATGTAATGACAAAACCTAAAGAGGCTTAATTTTGTTAATGAGTATAAAAACCATTAAAATCTCAGAAGACACTTTAAGAAAAGATTATTAGAGAAAGATCCAAGAAATCCCACTTAAAATCCTTTgtactggggaattccctggcagttcaacAGTTAGGACACAGGCTTTCACTGTCAcggacctgggttagatccctggttgaaCCCTGTTCgggaaacttaagatcccacaagccatgtggtgcaaCCAGAAAAAcgaaacaaaaacccaaaacatcatCAAAAAAACCAAAAGACTTCAAAAGGGAGggcattatattcattttaaagacaCTGCTAATATTTATGGTAATAAAATAGCACATATTCAAAATTTTATGTTGACTATGCAGTTtctacatggcaacccactccagtattcctgcctggagaatcccagggacaggggagcctggcaggctacagtccttggggtcacaagagttggacatgactcagcgactaaaccatGCAGTTTCTATAGTAGCATATTAAAAGCCACAaatctgggacttctctggtggtctagtggttaagaatgcatGCTCCTAACACAcagggcacaagttcaatccctagtcagttCACTAAAATCCctcatgccatgtggcacagtccaaaaaaaaagtcacaaatctTCGCTTTGTCTCACACCCATAAGGTTCTTGTTATTAAtgttaaataagaaaatgttaaatgaatattaaagaaaCATCATATAATCTGAATATATGATTTAAGTGAGAGACCATTAAACTGGAATAGAATTTCAGAAGATTCAAAATTAACTCACATATGAAACACCCGATGGGTCAATCATGTAGAGCTGTGCACCGTCATTCACACTGTAAGACCCTAACATGAAACTGCAcaaaagtaataattttaaacCGTGGTTCTTAATACcagaaaagtattaaaaagtaCAGTGATAAAAATGCAATTTACTTTCTAAGATAAACATTGACTAATACCCATGTAACTGACAGTAAGCACTTTGATAATATAGTTTGGATAAAAACTAGTATATACttgaaaatgttcaaaattcaTGTGCCTTGGTTTAGTATTAAACTTTCTAATCAACCTTTCCTGCAAGGATAGCACTGCAGGGAAAGGAGTACTGATAGACAGACATAATATGAGGGCCCAAGAGCTAAAGGCATAAACATGAAAAAGTCAAGGGAACAAAATGCTTGCTATGAACACACTGAAGCTACCTCAAACTCTTGTTccacccttcattctttcttggctATTCCCGAATATTCCTCCAGTTTCTTTTCTGCAGTAACCCAAATTGATTCAATGCATTTTTTATGtgcaacaaaattaaaattagggTACTGAACAATCATATGAATTACTGatttttttgaaattataaatagaaACCAGCCTCATCTTATAGTACTACTTCATGTGCAGAATACCATAACAACCAATTCCCATTAAGAGCATTTTACCTGTTGCTGACAGAAGATAAGACGGAAACTAATGAAAAAACTGAGATGTCAGTACAGTTGACTAcgtaacaacaacaaatgaactctatttaaaatcagtttgcggggcttccctggtggctcagtggtgaagagtctgcctaccagtgcaggagacacaggttcgatcccttatcTGGGAACATCTCACATACTGCAGATGAGCCCATGACCACAACTatggaacctgtgctctagagcccaggagccacaactatggAAGGCCATGCACCGtatagcctgtgctccacaacaagagaagccaccacaatgagaagcccatgcaccacaactagagagtagcccctgctctccacaactagagaaaagcctgcacaacaacaaagacccaaaaataaaatttttaaaaaaattttaataaaatcagttTGCAACTTCCTGAAAATGTCTGGATCTAATTTCAGAGAATCCCCCCCGCCCcaagttttattaataaataattgacATGCATCACTAcattaaggtatacagcataaagGTTTGATTTATATGCACTGTGAAATGCAATGATTACCACAGGTTTAGGtaatatccatcatctcacatagataCAATAAAGTTCAAGTACTTCCTGATGAAAGTTCATTTCTTAAGGGTATAAAAGGCTAATAAGATGCTGGGAAAACAGGTAACTGTAGTACAGATATCACTGAATATCTCACTAAATTTCATACCTGCAGCCAAAAGGTCTAACAGCACTGTAGAGTGTATACGCGTGTACATACATGGCCA is part of the Bubalus bubalis isolate 160015118507 breed Murrah chromosome 11, NDDB_SH_1, whole genome shotgun sequence genome and harbors:
- the PSMA3 gene encoding proteasome subunit alpha type-3 isoform X1 — its product is MSSIGTGYDLSASTFSPDGRVFQVEYAMKAVENSSTAIGIRCKDGVVFGVEKLVLSKLYEEGSNKRLFNVDRHVGMAVAGLLADARSLADIAREEASNFRSNFGYNIPLKHLADRVAMYVHAYTLYSAVRPFGCSFMLGSYSVNDGAQLYMIDPSGVSYGYWGCAIGKARQAAKTEIEKLQMKEMTCRDVVKEVAKIIYIVHDEVKDKAFELELSWVGEITNGRHEIVPKDIREEAEKYAKESLKEEDESDDDNM